The following are from one region of the Littorina saxatilis isolate snail1 linkage group LG4, US_GU_Lsax_2.0, whole genome shotgun sequence genome:
- the LOC138964557 gene encoding microtubule-associated protein futsch-like: MEVIEKNSIPETSGANSSASGASDKDWSVVASVQGSGNGGMSQTPVAVLKGDAGESIVVQKNTDDADATFTEYRQPPSEDPSAKSDDEFLIMYSDDEAKEAGGSDKRKKKGDPSKSKPADSVSTPTKEVSVKPTVTKPSNPLFDPEDNPENDGGFTSLVTMVDSFIKSSSPFEGKDGEGDAANKDTEQANSATPGLLFQNGASISQDPDDIQVVEDSTKDFQEGELVKEFRHGTNSATFLSQMHFFGGRTWARGRGRGRGRGRGRDKDVTNIALKLIEMDKDDRAGGTSEESPEKVAAETVTTDDATPARGRGKISRVTPSAGQRRSPRGPESTPADKPVSTRGRGRPRGTRRGRGRGRGSRGGGGAGRGKLPTSTPAAEQNSEDAAATEQGYVSNEEETLAAIKASLDEKNADSTDGKKDGGKKKSIDSVNGKRSGVGAKQAGGKANVTTKSDRGRSSSQRTTRARDNSKSDKEGAESSGKGKKSSLAETKKAEVAESSEESELEGSPLMPVASRAKPTIKPKAAGKTSRLLVLNQLAADVKTSGSRKRRFQKSDDEDAATEESPSARKSRGSQGASIESLPDEKSGTKPGRGKGRVPPCERDSVTDGRMRSLVTEVSDFDTVAKEHFASAKSKSPSPSAKRGRGRPKKNTAGPRKNDSSSVDVIEVDSEDEPLHHKSDSDFDTVAKKHFAGAKSQSPSPSAKRGRGRPKKNTAGPRKNDSSSVDVIEVDSEDEPLHHKSDSSMTSARINPLDSLIPGRTPFVKLTKLNPDNENSLSGVSSRASSVIPVVPKRSRSSVDEPIKAGPSKVSRRSTSNSQAGWIHHSNRSVTDMTSVLGGAASSKAQAGSLTKSVGGMMSYLFGDNLAEECPDGFVVNVRLEVEKKNEGENNADNNSQGACCKGKKPETCPCLQKVSDRKLAAVLKERIELRRDLTVRAKGSLLASILNFTQELESA, from the exons ATGGAAGTGATCGAGAAAAACAGCATTCCTGAAACGTCAGGTGCAAACAGTAGCGCCTCAGGTGCCAGTGACAAAGACTGGTCTGTGGTGGCAAGTGTACAGGGCAGTGGTAATGGTGGCATGAGTCAGACGCCAGTGGCTGTTCTCAAGGGAGATGCTGGCGAATCCATCGTTGTTCAGAAAAATACAGACGACGCTGACGCCACTTTTACAGAATACAGACAGCCCCCTTCTGAGGACCCATCAGCCAAATCCGATGACGAGTTTCTCATCATGTACAGTGACGATGAAGCAAAAGAGGCAGGAGGATCAGAcaagagaaagaagaaagggGACCCCTCGAAGTCGAAACCAGCTGACAGTGTCTCTACCCCTACAAAGGAAGTCAGCGTCAAACCGACTGTGACCAAGCCAAGCAATCCTTTGTTTGACCCTGAGGATAACCCGGAGAACGATGGAGGATTTACATCGTTGGTCACCATGGTGGATAGCTTCATCAAATCCTCTAGTCCTTTTGAGGGCAAAGATGGAGAGGGAGATGctgccaacaaggacacagagcAAGCAAACTCTGCAACGCCAGGACTGCTGTTTCAGAACGGTGCCAGCATATCACAGGATCCAGACGACATCCAAGTGGTAGAAGACAGTACCAAGGACTTCCAGGAAGGGGAACTGGTCAAGGAATTTCGCCATGGTACCAACTCCGCAACTTTCCTTAGCCAGATGCACTTCTTCGGTGGTCGTACCTGGGCCAGGGGccgggggagagggagggggagaggacgGGGGCGGGACAAAGATGTCACCAACATCGCCCTCAAACTGATCGAGATGGACAAAGATGACAGAGCAGGTGGTACCAGTGAAGAAAGCCCAGAAAAGGTTGCAGCTGAGACGGTGACAACAGATGATGCGACTCCTGCACGTGGCAGAGGCAAGATAAGCCGAGTAACGCCGAGTGCGGGACAGAGAAGGTCACCCAGGGGGCCTGAGTCCACACCTGCCGACAAACCTGTGTCCACCAGAGGCAGAGGGAGGCCGAGGGGCACGAGAAGAggcagggggagagggagggggtcaagaggagggggaggagccgGCAGAGGAAAGCTCCCAACGTCAACACCTGCGGCAGAGCAAAACTCTGAAGATGCTGCAGCAACAGAACAAGGCTACGTATCAAACGAGGAGGAAACTCTTGCTGCCATCAAAGCTTCTTTAGATGAGAAGAACGCTGACAGCACAGATGGGAAAAAGGATGGTGGGAAGAAGAAAAGCATTGATTCAGTAAACGGGAAGAGGAGTGGTGTCGGTGCTAAACAAGCTGGAGGGAAGGCGAACGTCACAACAAAAAGTGACAGAGGAAGGTCTTCTTCACAGAGAACAACAAGAGCCAGGGACAACAGCAAATCTGACAAAGAAGGCGCAGAAAGTTCAGGCAAGGGAAAGAAGTCGAGTCTTGCTGAAACCAAAAAGGCTGAAGTGGCTGAATCTTCCGAGGAGTCAGAGCTGGAGGGATCCCCACTGATGCCAGTAGCGTCCCGTGCCAAACCTACCATCAAACCCAAAGCAGCAGGAAAAACCAGCAGACTCTTAGTCTTAAACCAGCTTGCGGCAGACGTCAAAACATCCGGCTCTAGGAAACGCAGATTTCAGAAGTCGGATGATGAAGATGCTGCCACTGAAGAGTCGCCATCAGCTAGAAAATCCCGTGGATCTCAAGGCGCCAGCATTGAAAGTTTACCTGATGAAAAGTCAGGAACAAAACCAGGAAGAGGAAAAGGCCGTGTCCCACCCTGTGAAAGAGATTCGGTCACGGATGGAAGGATGAGGAGTCTGGTCACAGAAGTTTCTGACTTTGACACTGTGGCAAAAGAACACTTTGCTAGTGCAAAGTCAAAGTCCCCATCGCCCTCTGCTAAACGAGGAAGAGGACGACCGAAGAAAAATACTGCAGGCCCAAGAAAGAACGACTCAAGCTCAGTAGATGTTATAGAAGTAGACTCTGAGGATGAACCACTGCATCATAAATCTGACAGTGACTTTGACACTGTGGCAAAAAAACACTTTGCTGGTGCAAAGTCACAGTCCCCATCGCCCTCTGCTAAACGAGGAAGAGGACGACCGAAGAAAAATACTGCAGGCCCAAGAAAGAATGACTCAAGCTCAGTAGATGTTATAGAAGTAGACTCTGAGGATGAACCACTGCATCATAAATCTGACAGTTCAATGACTTCGGCCAGGATTAATCCATTAGATTCACTGATCCCAGGCAGAACACCTTTTGTCAAGCTCACAAAATTGAACCCTGACAATGAGAATTCGCTGAGTGGAGTTTCATCGCGCGCAAGCTCCGTCATACCAGTTGTGCCCAAAAGATCACGCTCATCTGTAGATGAGCCCATTAAGGCAGGTCCCAGCAAAGTTTCAAGGAGATCAACGTCCAATTCACAAGCAGGTTGGATCCACCATTCTAACAGATCCGTTACTGATATGACGTCTGTTCTTGGGGGTGCTGCATCG TCCAAAGCTCAGGCAGGGAGTCTGACCAAGTCGGTTGGGGGAA TGATGTCATACCTGTTTGGAGACAATCTGGCGGAGGAGTGCCCGGATGGTTTTGTGGTGAACGTGCGTCTGGAGGTGGAGAAAAAGAACGAAGGCGAAAATAACGCTGATAACAACAG
- the LOC138965573 gene encoding uncharacterized protein F54H12.2-like, with product MALAHPQSCESVHTGLDLFSVPPTQTAVQEGMFVEYHPLATLAPGAPIEFTISGATSEYLDLSNTYLHVRAKITKADGTNLDADSHVAPVNYWLHSLFSQVDISLNDTLVTNSENTYPYRAYLEATLNYGREAKKSHLTSAMYYRDSSNHLDETEGDDNWGLKVRREQTMRSREADMMGRLHADIMHQERYMMNGVDVKIRLIPSKNIFHLMSPDPFQGFRTVITHASLFVRKVKLNPAVSLAHAKALEKGTAKYPLKRVVVKTFSIPTGNHSAVQDNLFLSQTPNRLVIGLVDSAAFNGQASRNPYHFKTQGLSFLSLYLDGKQIPGKPLTPNFEQHQYVRSFFSLMTSTGLANRDAGSYMELRDFELGYAIYSFDLSPSLLDGDQFELVKSGALRLELKFNEALPVPVMVIVYGEMDSMIEIDRSRQVLTDFAL from the coding sequence ATGGCGCTTGCCCACCCTCAGTCATGTGAAAGTGTACATACTGGACTGGATTTGTTTTCTGTACCCCCAACACAGACAGCTGTGCAGGAGGGAATGTTTGTAGAATATCATCCTCTGGCTACTCTGGCCCCAGGAGCCCCTATTGAGTTTACCATCAGTGGTGCTACATCCGAGTACCTGGATCTAAGCAACACGTATCTCCATGTGCGAGCTAaaatcaccaaagcagacggaaCAAACTTGGATGCTGATTCCCATGTGGCTCCTGTCAACTACTGGTTGCACAGCCTGTTCTCCCAGGTGGATATCAGTCTCAATGATACTTTGGTGACCAATTCAGAGAACACCTACCCCTACCGTGCCTACCTTGAAGCCACCCTCAACTATGgaagagaagccaagaaaaGTCACCTCACCAGTGCCATGTATTACCGAGATAGTTCCAACCATCTGGATGAAACAGAAGGGGATGACAACTGGGGTTTGAAGGTACGTCGTGAGCAAACCATGCGGAGCAGAGAGGCAGACATGATGGGGCGACTTCATGCTGACATCATGCACCAGGAACGCTACATGATGAACGGCGTGGACGTAAAGATCAGACTCATTCCctccaaaaacatcttccacctgATGTCTCCTGACCCCTTTCAGGGTTTCCGCACTGTCATCACACATGCTTCCCTGTTTGTTCGCAAAGTCAAGTTGAACCCCGCGGTGAGCCTCGCTCACGCCAAAGCGCTGGAAAAAGGTACGGCCAAGTATCCTTTGAAAAGGGTCGTTGTGAAGACTTTCTCCATTCCCACAGGCAACCACAGTGCTGTGCAGGACAACTTGTTTCTGAGTCAGACACCCAACCGCCTGGTGATTGGCTTGGTGGACAGCGCTGCTTTCAACGGTCAAGCCTCACGTAATCCCTACCACTTCAAGACACAAGGATTGTCCTTTCTCAGCCTGTACCTAGACGGAAAACAGATCCCCGGCAAACCCCTGACACCGAACTTTGAACAACACCAGTATGTGCGGTCATTCTTCAGCCTCATGACTTCTACGGGTCTCGCCAACAGAGATGCGGGGTCTTACATGGAACTGCGTGattttgagttggggtatgctATCTACAGCTTTGACCTGAGTCCCAGTCTTCTGGATGGAGATCAGTTTGAACTGGTGAAAAGCGGTGCCCTGCGTCTGGAACTAAAGTTCAACGAAGCCCTTCCAGTGCCTGTGATGGTGattgtgtatggtgaaatgGACAGTATGATCGAGATTGATCGCTCTCGCCAGGTCCTGACTGATTTTGCACTATGA